GTGACGATTAAAATACCATCAGGAGTGAACGATTTAGCTGGCGTTTTCAGATTGTCTTGTGACAATGTACTCAGTAGAAAATCTAACATAGGTAAATGAGGTCGAGCACTAAACTGTTTAGCATCAAACCGGGGCTCTCCAGGTACCTCCGTTTGGCTAATCTCCGCGACGGTGCAGCTCGGCACATGCATAAATGCACTTGGTTTTCTGGCTTGTACATGATTAAAGCTTTGGCGTTTACCTGTACTTGGATTTTTAAATTCATGCCATAGCCGCCAAAAACGAAAGCCCCGCCTGTAACCTCGTTGTATGTGCCAGCCTTTATTTTTCATTGCTACATTAAAGGCTACATTATTCTGCGCTTGCTTACTCAAAAGTCGGCCTAATAAATCTTGCTCAACCCATTCAGAGTTTAAATTAATGGTAAAGTTTGAGTTTAAGTTAAACTCGAGCTCAGCGACTTGTTGCTGGTACACAAAGCTGACAAGCTGCTCTCTGACACGGCTAATAATTCGCTTTACGGCAGTATCTTTCTCATTTTCAAGCTGCGTATTTAAGACATTGATAAAAGACTTAAACAATATATCTGCTTGGCTTTGCTGATCATAATCAACTTGTAAGTTGAACATTATCCTTGGCGTTAACTCGAGTAATAAACGCTTCTGGGCAAAGCTTTGTGCAATTTTCAGTTGTTTTCGCCATATGTGAAAAACTTGCAACTCTTTGGTTAAACGAGGATCTGTTAATTGCTTAATGAGTGTTAGTCGTACCGCTTCATGGGTTTCTTTTTGGAGCCGAACTGTTAATAGTTTGAGAGCAAATGCCCTGGGTAATAATGAGCATTGTTCAATGACGCTTTGCCTTACTCGAGGGTAAGTGTGCTTAGCAAGTAAAATGAGAAGCTTATAATTAGCTTCACTTAATTTAGGCTGTTTACATATAATTTTTGAAAATGACGCCAATAAAAACAGGTGCTGAGCTTCGATTTTTTCATTTGGTAAAACATCTAAATCAATTTGAGAGCGCATAAAATAGTGAGTAAAAGTGGGTCTTAAATTGATCAGAATTTCTAAAATATCTACTTTTGCAGCATGTGGGGTTGATTGTTTTTCAAGAGATAGTAATAACAGCTCAACAAGATCAGAATCGAATTGAGTTTCACTTACATATTCGCTAATTAAGTTTACCTGGTTGGCAAGGGCGCGAAAAATAGAGTTACGAATAGCTTCGTTCTCACTTTTTTCTAGTAGCCCCAAAAAGAAGCTTTCTAAATTGAGTGTTAACCATGATTTGGTTATTTCCCCCGAGTGGATCCGTAAATAGCGATTAGTTAAATCACCCAGTTTACCTATTAAAAACTTAAGAGATTGCTCAAGTTCAGAGAGTTTATCTTGGTATCTGTTGATGATAGCTCCCTCATCAAACCAGCGTTGAAAAGCATCTTGATCTTTTTTTAATTGTTCTCGGTTTGCACCTAAAGTATACGCGTAATCGAGAATATGAAACTCACGCTCAGCTTTTAATTCGGCATGATTTAAACGCTCGATAAAGCGCCTGTGATCGGCATCAATTTTGATTAATTGACTTTGTAGGGTATCAATTTTATGAGTTAAAAATGAAATAGTTTGCAGTAGTAACCAATCATCTTCCTCATAGTCATCAGGCTGATTTTTTATTAATTCCCATTCACTTAATTCATCAACTAGTTCGCGGTATTTTTGGCGATATAAGTCTAACCAAAAACTGGCAATGTCTGCGAAAAGCAAGTTTTCAAGGCGTTTTGTAAGTAAGTGGTTACTCATAGTCAGTGTGCTCTAGCAAATGATTTAATTGAAGTGCTGGGAAAATGATTTCATCATGGGCAAAAGGGGTAAATCCGGTATGTTGGTTGTTACCAGATGAAAACTCGATGCTGATATTGTGGTTGTCCCATACCCAATCCTGTTGTAGTCGCACCTTTAGCCAACCATGTGAAAAATCACCTAAACTAATTTGTGTTTGCCAAGCAAACTGTGTGATGTATTGCCACGTAGCTGTGGCACGGTTGTCATCTTTAAAGCGGTAATAGCTATCAATGCCAAGTTGGAAAATGTGATCTTGATAATATTGATTCCAACTGGTGTTGAAGTGCAGATAGTCTAAGCTCGTCCAATCATCATTTGAGCTTGATGACACACCAAAATTTAAATAATTATCGACCCAAGGATGATAACGATATTGATAAAACCCTTGCCATCCCGAGGCATGGTTTTCACGGTAAAAATTAAATACATTTGAATTAAGTAGGTCGTCACTGAGGTAATCATTTAAATCAGCGCTACTGTAACGAATAAATGGAGTTAGTTGCCACTGATGACGATGTGTAGAATCACGTTGCCATTTTTGTCCTACACTGAAACTACTATCAAGGGCATATTGAAGATCAAATCCATTATGACTTGGTTGCCAACGGCTTTGAATTTGCGCATCAACATACCAAGGAGTTGTATCATCTTGCCATGAATAGTAACCATTGAGTGCAATTAGATCCGTTTGTTCTTTACTAAATGAGTAGTAACCTTCTAATTGGTACCAATCATTGTCGTCGTTAAAACGTAAACGAGCGCCAATATCAATGCTTTGTTGGGTTGGGATATTTTCAGCGGTTTGAAATATTTCTTGTTGATCAAATTGTATAAAACCTTGCCAATTAAGATCATCACTTTGAAATGACTTTTGATCACTTACAATTGTTTGCTTTTCTGGTACTCGATAAGTTACTAAATCAGGCAAAGGAATTTGTGCTTGTGTAAATTCTGAAATCTTATTATTGAGATCACTAAGCTCCCAAGTATACAGGCGAACATGTTCAAGTTCCGATGATTTGACTTCAATTTTGCCTGCAGGATGGAAAAATTGGCGTTCACTTCGACTATAGCTATTTATCTTTTCTAACTTGATTAAACGATCTGCATTTAAAGTCGCAAGCAAAGGGGTAGTGGGAATAACAGAATAAAATAGTAGCGTTGTAGGTAATTCTATCTTTCTCCACCGACCCGCAATAGATTGCTGTACTTCAACTTTTAGTTGTTGAGATAAATAGGGGTTAAGCCAGTGTAGGGCAATGACATTATTATCTAACTCCCGTTTATTAAATGTAAAGGGAATGCTTTGCTGCTCCGTAACAGACCATATTTTTAAACTGTTAGCCAGTTGTATGGATAAGTTTGCCACATTAGCTTGGGCAAGCTCTGCGGTAGAAAAATTAAATACAAAGCGAATTTGTTCTGCCTCTGTTTCGGCCAAATCTATATAAAGGGTATGAAATGGGCGAATCAATAAACCATCATTATTTTTTAGATGCGTCTTGAATTGGTTAAACCTATCAGCAAAGCTAGTTTGTGCTGTACTTTGAATATTAAAAAGACGCGTACCTGCATAATCGATTAGGCTATCTAAGGGTTGCCAGTGGCCAAAACTTTCTATTCTATTTTGTAAAAAGGTCGATGAGGCACTCGCAGGAATTGTAGCTATTCGCTGTAATAGTTGCGTATATTCATTATTGTTTAAACGCTTTTTAGATAATAGATATAAGCCATTAATTAAAAGGTCGTTTTGTGTGGCATCATAGGCATAAACTAATGACATAATATCGTCTGTAGCAAGCTGGTTTGCAGCATCAGAGCGGTAATCAAAAGCTTCATATAATGCGTCAGGTATATTTTTAAACTCTATAAAGGCTTTCTGATCAGCTGATAGAGTGAGTGTCTCTCCTGCTTTCAGACTCACAATCATTGTTGATGCAACAGAAGCCGCTTGTTGGCTTTCAACAATGAGTGTTGTTGATGGAATATCGCTGTATATTGGCATTAATTTATGTTGGTATTGACTATCAGCCTTTAACCAAGCAGTTTGATACTCGCCGTTTTGTTTGGCTTCTGTGCGCGCTTTTATACTTAAATTAACCGCTTCTATCGCAGTGTACTTCCAGGGCATATGCTGTGAAAGCACAGTGTTTTGCAATTTTCCTTGAGAGTTTATTAATGTTTCTTGGGCTCCAGAAAGTAATTCATATTGCTTATCTTCAGCTTTTAATCCAGGACTTAAACTGTGGTAGTCAAGTGCCATATAAGCTTGCTTAGTTGTGTGAGTTTCATCCTTTTTGTTTAAAAGCCATATTGCGAGTCTATTTTTCTGTTGTTTAGTTGCAAGCTTAGTGAGAATACTATTACATTCTTCCAATAAGCTTTGGTTTCCTGCGCACAGAGCAAACAACTTTATTTCTTGGTGCTCATCTTG
The nucleotide sequence above comes from Pseudoalteromonas shioyasakiensis. Encoded proteins:
- a CDS encoding TonB-dependent receptor — translated: MPYFIIAFITLTLLAFKPALAVQQEHAVLQPPIWLKTSPKLDVLATTQQMQFDSYEHQYLWLPEGHWLEFNPELFDKFIMSVGNTQYIQQRVQMDRDLLCLEKRCQLPALGHNRVVAIQNRQNERAEFSAQVGHYQTTVDSFKRALKLAKPSVLLSSRKGSERFYQFDKGDEVTLYFPDAKKIKLSVRKNMTSLDSHGAVYAYVDEVLTAKVNIINNPALEYQNQQVGLVNSDYLAIDAGQYLTIKSQADTYVKISQSHRAIYDDSTAIKVEEKLLLPYWLKTANDAMESVYNKYSLNVFSDSVFTKNNSLAVKRYYDLLGLMSTQTLLEGSSVVHASSSSKKLLITELEEQRLVDDQFYPRINKQVRHITSLSQMALSFDLSSQKRVTPWLTFVARSNKDCQFKLNVGDKSWLVNIKATQEYQTIHVSVPLDSKTMTIKKTTDDVPSIDFAVYARTLTDFPSNEVLYLQPGTLSEKSPITKQLITEHLRKLYSDYLALIQPYAPARKKIKLLNWQQSLLTAKELAKSAPLDALAFLKPLTQNPNPQVAIEAWQIKISILREQQQFHLATSYLEGLYKSTQQRELQEFALKSLLKTYQDEHQEIKLFALCAGNQSLLEECNSILTKLATKQQKNRLAIWLLNKKDETHTTKQAYMALDYHSLSPGLKAEDKQYELLSGAQETLINSQGKLQNTVLSQHMPWKYTAIEAVNLSIKARTEAKQNGEYQTAWLKADSQYQHKLMPIYSDIPSTTLIVESQQAASVASTMIVSLKAGETLTLSADQKAFIEFKNIPDALYEAFDYRSDAANQLATDDIMSLVYAYDATQNDLLINGLYLLSKKRLNNNEYTQLLQRIATIPASASSTFLQNRIESFGHWQPLDSLIDYAGTRLFNIQSTAQTSFADRFNQFKTHLKNNDGLLIRPFHTLYIDLAETEAEQIRFVFNFSTAELAQANVANLSIQLANSLKIWSVTEQQSIPFTFNKRELDNNVIALHWLNPYLSQQLKVEVQQSIAGRWRKIELPTTLLFYSVIPTTPLLATLNADRLIKLEKINSYSRSERQFFHPAGKIEVKSSELEHVRLYTWELSDLNNKISEFTQAQIPLPDLVTYRVPEKQTIVSDQKSFQSDDLNWQGFIQFDQQEIFQTAENIPTQQSIDIGARLRFNDDNDWYQLEGYYSFSKEQTDLIALNGYYSWQDDTTPWYVDAQIQSRWQPSHNGFDLQYALDSSFSVGQKWQRDSTHRHQWQLTPFIRYSSADLNDYLSDDLLNSNVFNFYRENHASGWQGFYQYRYHPWVDNYLNFGVSSSSNDDWTSLDYLHFNTSWNQYYQDHIFQLGIDSYYRFKDDNRATATWQYITQFAWQTQISLGDFSHGWLKVRLQQDWVWDNHNISIEFSSGNNQHTGFTPFAHDEIIFPALQLNHLLEHTDYE